The following proteins are encoded in a genomic region of Gouania willdenowi chromosome 6, fGouWil2.1, whole genome shotgun sequence:
- the e2f4 gene encoding transcription factor E2F4 has translation MMELESVSNRGDPGAVVDALQPQTPSRHEKSLGLLTTKFVTLLQEAKDGVLDLKAAADTLAVRQKRRIYDITNVLEGIGLIEKKSKNSIQWKGVGPGCNTREIADKLIDLKAELDDLAVREQELDQQRVWVQQSIKNVTDDSNNSPMAYVKHDDLCGAFKGDTLLAIRAPIGTQLEVPRPEAVLNGQRKYQIRLKSSSGAIDVLLVNKDSSSASPVVLPVPPPEDILQSLPAPTSTPQTSTAASQVPKAAPASPTKPASTTDVRNTALLTSTIETPATVSQQLQSSASLDGSMSSSASAVFEPIKSDPSELLDFPKELSDMFDPTKEMISGDLLEDLMSSEVFSPLLRLSPPPSDHDYIYNLDETEGLCDLFDVPILNL, from the exons ATGATGGAGCTGGAGTCGGTCAGTAACAGGGGCGACCCGGGAGCCGTGGTGGACGCACTGCAGCCGCAAACCCCGAGCAGACACGAGAAGAGCCTGGGACTGCTCACCACCAAGTTTGTGACTTTACTGCAGGAGGCAAAGGACGGAGTGCTGGACCTGAAAGCT GCAGCCGACACCTTAGCAGTCCGACAGAAACGGCGCATCTATGACATCACTAATGTGCTGGAGGGGATTGGACTGATAGAGAAGAAGTCCAAGAACAGTATCCAATGGAA AGGTGTGGGTCCTGGCTGCAACACCAGGGAGATTGCTGATAAACTCATTGACCTGAAGGCAGAGCTGGATGACTTAGCTGTGCGGGAACAAGAACTGGACCAGCAGAGAGTCTGGGTCCAACAAAGCATCAAGAATGTCACAGACGACTCCAACAACAGCCC TATGGCTTATGTTAAACACGATGACCTCTGTGGAGCTTTCAAAG GTGACACGCTGCTTGCAATCCGTGCTCCCATTGGCACACAGCTAGAAGTGCCCAGACCAGAAGCT GTCCTCAACGGACAGCGGAAATATCAGATCCGTCTCAAGAGTTCATCTGGTGCCATTGATGTTTTATTGGTCAATAAGGATTCTTCCAGTGCCTCACCTGTTGTTCTGCCTGTCCCACCTCCTGAAGACATCCTTCAGAGCCTCCCAGCACCAACATCAACTCCCCAGACGTCTACTGCAGCCTCACAG GTTCCCAAAGCAGCTCCAGCCTCGCCCACAAAACCAGCTTCTACCACAG ACGTGAGGAACACAGCACTACTCACATCTACCATTGAAACTCCTGCCACAGTTTCTCAGCAGCTACAGTCCTCCGCTTCTTTGGATGGATCCATGTCGTCATCGGCTTCTGCAGTGTTTGAACCTATTAAGTCAGATCCATCTGAAT TGCTGGATTTTCCCAAAGAGCTCTCTGATATGTTTGATCCAACGAAAG AAATGATAAGTGGAGACCTGTTGGAGGACTTGATGTCATCAGAAG TGTTTTCACCTCTGCTTCGGCTGTCTCCTCCTCCGAGTGACCACGATTACATTTACAACCTGGATGAAACAGAAGGCCTGTGTGACCTGTTTGACGTGCCCATTCTCAACCTCTGA